The following are encoded together in the Streptomyces sp. NBC_01465 genome:
- a CDS encoding TetR/AcrR family transcriptional regulator: MSETRYKRSQAERKTETRARLIDAAAELFARKGFHAVSAEAVAASAGRTTGALYSHYGGKEGLLLALLEVWKERTAAELTAELAGSSDPAAHFGAMWGSITRPRADRGDAWLLLEMELWLHGARSPLVGSRLAERYAQIRTQLGEGLADWAAATGTSLPRPPEETGALVLGVLLGCALQHRLDPHGIPDELVVDALRTLLGLDDLPDKDRP; this comes from the coding sequence ATGTCGGAGACCCGATATAAGCGCAGCCAGGCCGAGCGCAAGACGGAGACCAGGGCGCGGCTGATCGACGCCGCCGCCGAGCTCTTCGCCCGCAAGGGATTCCACGCCGTCTCGGCCGAGGCCGTCGCCGCCTCGGCCGGGCGCACCACCGGCGCCCTCTACAGCCACTACGGCGGCAAGGAAGGCCTGCTCCTGGCCCTCCTGGAGGTGTGGAAGGAACGCACCGCCGCCGAGCTCACCGCCGAACTCGCCGGCAGCTCCGACCCCGCCGCGCACTTCGGCGCGATGTGGGGCTCCATCACCCGCCCCCGGGCCGACCGCGGGGACGCCTGGCTGCTCCTGGAGATGGAGCTCTGGCTGCACGGCGCACGCTCCCCGCTGGTGGGCTCCCGCCTCGCGGAGCGGTACGCGCAGATCCGCACCCAGCTGGGCGAGGGCCTGGCCGACTGGGCCGCGGCCACCGGAACCTCGCTGCCCAGGCCGCCCGAGGAGACGGGGGCCCTCGTCCTCGGCGTACTCCTCGGATGCGCGCTGCAGCACCGGCTCGACCCGCACGGCATACCCGACGAACTGGTCGTTGACGCCCTGCGCACGCTCCTCGGACTCGACGACCTTCCAGACAAGGACCGGCCATGA
- a CDS encoding polysaccharide lyase 8 family protein, with protein sequence MTPPWSRRGFIAATGSTALALGAFGLPATPALAAGSDADADEFATLRAKWRELYLGTGFSPTAEPFKTKLAALGTQAAGFRTAMAPATGSLWPDLVYLDPEPDTDTESYAFSEKMNTSYNRLRTMAEAYSQPGTGLTGDAALKDTILTGLDHLHADVFNENKAPYGNWWNFQIGSPQALMDISVLLYDELSEAQIASYVAAVDKFLPESLLAKYTGTSTGANRVDLCRGIILRGVVGKNGDKIKVAVDALSPVFPYVTTGDGFYDDGSFVQHTSIPYIGGYGAVLNDGLGRLFALLRGSSWEVTDPGSQQFLDTIEAAIAPFVYNGLMMDNVSGRGITRIGTDDHIRAHGVMGSIVLLGQGASPEENARWRAMVKGWLQRDYYGPALKNPGLSLVNLTRLQTLLDDTTVTAAPEPVAHRVFHNMDRVTHRRRDWGAGLSLASNRIAHYEFGNLENYRGWHTGSGWLQWWGADNGLGQYSDAYWPTVNPYRIPGTTVSTKKLADGQGGAWANPRTDTAWVGGTGDGEYGTTGQHLQGLASTMHAKKSWFWLDDAVVCLGAGITSADGTTVETVFDNRNLGATGTPALLLDGIPQSSAQGWSATGRRTHWAHLSGHAGYVFPGGTKLNALREERTGCWKDVNGASGTTDPITRRYATLWQDHGTDPTDAGYAYILMPGASALRTAARALDTHWLEVVANTPQQQAVRVPSRGFTGINFWEAGTAGAVTASAPVSVQIREKRDGTAVISVADPSRVAKDGLTLTWKRRVKSVVSKASSVTAAETGHELTLTFADLSGLRGATQTVTVKLH encoded by the coding sequence ATGACGCCTCCCTGGTCCCGCCGTGGCTTCATCGCCGCAACCGGCAGCACAGCCCTCGCACTTGGCGCTTTCGGCCTGCCCGCCACCCCCGCTCTCGCCGCCGGATCCGACGCCGACGCCGACGAGTTCGCGACACTACGTGCCAAGTGGCGCGAGCTCTACCTCGGCACCGGATTCAGCCCCACCGCCGAGCCCTTCAAGACCAAACTGGCCGCCCTCGGCACGCAGGCCGCCGGGTTCCGTACGGCCATGGCCCCTGCGACGGGCTCGCTCTGGCCCGACCTCGTCTATCTGGACCCCGAGCCGGACACCGACACCGAGTCGTACGCCTTCTCCGAGAAGATGAACACCAGCTACAACCGGCTGCGGACGATGGCCGAGGCCTACTCCCAGCCCGGTACCGGGCTGACGGGCGACGCGGCGCTCAAGGACACGATCCTCACCGGACTCGACCACCTCCACGCCGACGTCTTCAACGAGAACAAGGCGCCGTACGGGAACTGGTGGAACTTCCAGATCGGCTCCCCCCAGGCGCTGATGGACATATCCGTCCTGCTCTACGACGAGCTGTCCGAGGCGCAGATCGCAAGCTACGTCGCCGCGGTGGACAAGTTCCTCCCCGAGTCGCTCCTCGCCAAGTACACCGGCACCAGCACCGGCGCCAACCGCGTCGACCTGTGCCGCGGCATCATCCTGCGCGGCGTCGTCGGCAAGAACGGCGACAAGATCAAGGTCGCCGTCGACGCGCTCTCCCCGGTCTTCCCGTACGTCACGACCGGCGACGGCTTCTACGACGACGGCTCCTTCGTCCAGCACACCTCGATCCCCTACATCGGCGGCTACGGCGCCGTGCTCAACGACGGCCTCGGCCGCCTCTTCGCGCTGCTGCGCGGATCGAGCTGGGAGGTGACCGACCCGGGCAGCCAGCAGTTCCTCGACACCATCGAGGCCGCCATCGCCCCGTTCGTCTACAACGGCCTGATGATGGACAACGTCTCCGGCCGCGGCATCACCCGCATCGGCACCGACGACCACATCCGCGCGCACGGCGTGATGGGCTCGATCGTGCTGCTCGGCCAGGGCGCGAGCCCCGAGGAGAACGCGCGCTGGCGCGCCATGGTCAAGGGCTGGCTGCAGCGCGACTACTACGGCCCGGCCCTGAAGAACCCGGGCCTGAGCCTGGTCAATCTGACGCGGCTGCAGACGCTCCTCGACGACACCACCGTCACCGCGGCCCCCGAGCCCGTCGCGCACCGGGTCTTCCACAACATGGACCGGGTCACGCACCGTCGCCGCGACTGGGGCGCCGGGCTCTCGCTCGCGTCGAACCGCATCGCGCACTACGAGTTCGGCAATCTGGAGAACTACCGCGGCTGGCACACCGGTTCGGGCTGGCTGCAGTGGTGGGGCGCCGACAACGGTCTCGGCCAGTACTCGGACGCGTACTGGCCGACCGTGAACCCGTACCGGATACCCGGCACCACCGTCTCGACGAAGAAGCTCGCCGACGGCCAGGGCGGCGCCTGGGCCAACCCCCGTACCGACACCGCCTGGGTGGGCGGCACGGGCGACGGCGAGTACGGCACCACCGGCCAGCATCTGCAGGGTCTCGCCTCGACCATGCACGCCAAGAAGTCCTGGTTCTGGCTGGACGACGCGGTGGTCTGCCTGGGCGCGGGCATCACCTCGGCCGACGGCACGACCGTCGAGACCGTCTTCGACAACCGCAACCTGGGCGCGACCGGCACCCCCGCCCTGCTCCTCGACGGCATACCCCAGTCGTCCGCGCAGGGCTGGTCGGCCACCGGCCGCCGCACCCATTGGGCGCATCTGTCCGGCCACGCCGGCTATGTCTTCCCGGGCGGTACGAAGCTGAATGCGCTGCGCGAGGAGCGCACCGGCTGCTGGAAGGACGTCAACGGCGCGAGCGGCACCACCGACCCGATCACCCGGCGCTACGCGACGCTCTGGCAGGACCACGGCACCGACCCGACGGACGCCGGTTACGCGTACATCCTGATGCCCGGTGCGAGCGCGCTGCGCACCGCGGCCCGCGCGCTGGACACGCACTGGCTGGAGGTCGTCGCCAACACCCCGCAGCAGCAGGCGGTCCGGGTCCCCTCGCGCGGCTTCACCGGGATCAACTTCTGGGAGGCGGGCACGGCGGGCGCGGTCACGGCGAGCGCGCCGGTGAGCGTCCAGATCCGCGAGAAGCGCGACGGCACGGCCGTGATCTCGGTCGCGGACCCGTCCCGCGTCGCCAAGGACGGTCTGACGCTGACCTGGAAGCGGCGGGTCAAGTCCGTGGTGTCGAAGGCCTCTTCGGTCACGGCGGCAGAGACCGGACATGAGCTGACGCTGACGTTCGCGGACCTGAGCGGGCTGCGCGGCGCCACTCAGACGGTCACGGTGAAGCTCCACTGA
- a CDS encoding chitosanase, translating to MNTPHRRTTARRTRIVSRSLLGLALVAMPVTAYAATPHHGAQQSQQSQQAAAATGLDDPAKKEIAMKLVSSAENSSLDWKAQYKYIEDIGDGRGYTAGIIGFCSGTGDMLDLVELYTDRVPGNALAKYLPALRKVDGTDSHSGLGSGFVSAWKTAAKDTAFQTAQNDERDRVYFNPAVKQGKTDGIGTLGQFAYYDAIVMHGDGGDSTSFSSIRKRALAKAKTPAQGGNETTYLNAFLDARVWAMQQEEAHSDTSRVDTEQRVFLKAGNLNLNPPLDWKVYGDPYHIG from the coding sequence GTGAACACCCCCCACCGCCGCACCACGGCACGTCGCACAAGGATCGTCTCCCGCTCGCTGCTCGGGCTGGCCCTGGTGGCCATGCCCGTCACCGCGTACGCCGCGACCCCGCACCACGGCGCACAGCAGTCGCAGCAGTCACAGCAGGCGGCCGCCGCCACCGGCCTCGACGACCCGGCGAAGAAGGAGATCGCCATGAAGCTGGTCTCCAGCGCGGAGAACTCCTCGCTGGACTGGAAGGCGCAGTACAAGTACATCGAGGACATCGGTGACGGCCGGGGCTACACCGCCGGCATCATCGGTTTCTGTTCCGGCACCGGAGACATGCTCGACCTGGTCGAGCTGTACACCGACCGCGTTCCGGGCAACGCCCTCGCCAAGTACCTCCCCGCCCTGCGCAAGGTCGACGGCACGGACTCGCACTCGGGCCTCGGCTCCGGCTTCGTCAGCGCCTGGAAGACCGCCGCCAAGGACACCGCGTTCCAGACGGCGCAGAACGACGAGCGCGACCGGGTCTACTTCAACCCGGCGGTCAAGCAGGGCAAGACCGACGGGATCGGCACGCTGGGGCAGTTCGCCTACTACGACGCCATCGTGATGCACGGCGACGGCGGCGACTCGACCAGCTTCAGCTCCATACGCAAGCGCGCCCTGGCGAAGGCCAAGACCCCCGCGCAGGGCGGCAACGAGACGACGTACCTCAACGCGTTCCTCGACGCGCGCGTCTGGGCGATGCAGCAGGAGGAGGCTCACAGCGACACGAGCCGGGTCGACACCGAGCAGCGGGTGTTCCTCAAGGCCGGGAACCTCAACCTGAACCCGCCGCTGGACTGGAAGGTCTACGGAGACCCGTACCACATCGGGTGA
- a CDS encoding alpha/beta fold hydrolase → MTERGVVDVGDVRLSYRSWGDSYGSPVVLLHGLTGSADSWETVGQLLGEEWRVYALDLRGHGESDWPDEYSFELMRDDVLGFLDELSLDRVGIVGHSMGGLVGYLLAQDHPDRVERLVLEDPAPPYPRKPFGSAEPDGPVAYDANLVPAIFAQVSDPDPEWAERIGEIVAPTLIVAGGPDSPMPQERLHDMAAGIPDCRLIVIPAGHDVHAAQPQQFVEQVTEFFTS, encoded by the coding sequence ATGACTGAGCGCGGAGTGGTGGATGTCGGGGACGTACGGCTGTCGTACCGGAGCTGGGGCGACTCCTACGGCTCGCCGGTCGTGCTGCTGCACGGGCTGACCGGGTCCGCCGACTCCTGGGAGACGGTCGGGCAGCTGCTCGGCGAGGAGTGGCGGGTCTACGCACTCGACCTGCGCGGACACGGCGAGAGCGACTGGCCGGACGAGTACTCCTTCGAGCTCATGCGTGACGACGTGCTCGGCTTCCTCGACGAGCTCTCCCTGGACCGGGTCGGCATCGTCGGGCACTCGATGGGCGGACTCGTCGGCTATCTGCTCGCCCAGGACCACCCCGACCGCGTCGAGCGTCTCGTCCTGGAGGACCCCGCGCCGCCGTACCCCCGCAAGCCGTTCGGATCCGCGGAGCCCGACGGCCCTGTCGCCTACGACGCGAACCTGGTGCCCGCCATCTTCGCCCAGGTCTCCGACCCCGACCCCGAGTGGGCCGAGCGCATCGGCGAGATCGTGGCGCCCACCCTCATCGTGGCGGGCGGGCCCGACAGCCCGATGCCCCAGGAGCGGCTCCACGACATGGCCGCCGGGATCCCCGACTGCCGGCTGATCGTCATCCCCGCCGGTCACGACGTGCACGCGGCGCAGCCGCAGCAGTTCGTCGAGCAGGTCACGGAGTTCTTCACCAGCTGA
- a CDS encoding HAD-IA family hydrolase, producing the protein MASGVRDRARRVLVVGIDGVRLDTLRTVDTPHLDSVAAAGFLAPVQIRPGTPTMSGPCWATIVTGVGVEKHAVWSNNFSGNRLAVFPDFTTRLSRGDGRRTYVAAAWQPLVTVADGGPLFREPSRLSHVAPAAETCEDWEAVDEQMTVDAVRVLSEEDPEASFVYLGATDETAHILGCVPEYERSIARADERLGRLLAAVRGRAAYADEAWTVIVVTDHGHRDEGGHGGVSDQERTAWIACSGPGIPAGATVRTLHHEDVAAQVFAALDRPADSHWTLDGRPFEVVPQAVLFDMDGTLVDTESLWWKTAEEVAKGLGHTLSDADVPEVVGRAVEDTAAHLFRVSDAARPLAEITADLDVRFLAAVEADTVLLPGARQLLDRLADLGIPAALVSASPRPVVDAVLKVLGAESFRTTVAAGETPATKPAPDPYLAAARTLGVDPAGCLVVEDSPTGIAAGEAAGCRIAAVPSFVPVQAAPGRRVLTGLGELLRDF; encoded by the coding sequence ATGGCATCTGGCGTACGCGACCGTGCCCGCCGTGTTCTGGTCGTCGGGATCGACGGCGTCCGCCTCGACACCCTGCGCACCGTGGACACCCCGCATCTGGACTCCGTCGCCGCGGCCGGTTTCCTCGCCCCGGTCCAGATCCGCCCCGGCACCCCCACCATGTCGGGACCCTGCTGGGCGACGATCGTCACCGGGGTCGGAGTCGAGAAGCACGCGGTCTGGAGCAACAACTTCAGCGGCAACCGCCTCGCCGTCTTCCCCGACTTCACCACGCGCCTCTCCCGCGGCGACGGCCGCCGCACGTATGTCGCTGCGGCCTGGCAGCCGCTGGTGACCGTCGCCGACGGCGGCCCGCTCTTCCGCGAGCCCAGCCGCCTCAGCCATGTCGCCCCCGCCGCCGAGACGTGCGAGGACTGGGAGGCGGTCGACGAGCAGATGACCGTCGACGCCGTCCGCGTGCTCTCCGAAGAGGACCCCGAAGCCTCGTTCGTCTACCTCGGTGCGACCGACGAGACCGCCCACATCCTGGGCTGCGTACCGGAGTACGAGCGCTCCATAGCCCGCGCCGACGAGCGGCTCGGCCGGCTGCTCGCCGCCGTGCGCGGCCGGGCGGCGTACGCGGACGAGGCCTGGACGGTCATCGTCGTGACCGACCACGGTCACCGCGACGAGGGCGGCCACGGCGGCGTCTCCGACCAGGAGCGCACCGCCTGGATCGCCTGCTCGGGGCCCGGCATCCCGGCCGGCGCCACCGTGCGCACCCTGCACCACGAGGACGTGGCGGCCCAGGTGTTCGCCGCACTCGACCGGCCCGCCGACTCGCACTGGACCCTGGACGGGCGGCCGTTCGAGGTCGTCCCGCAGGCCGTTCTCTTCGACATGGACGGCACGCTCGTCGACACCGAGTCCCTGTGGTGGAAGACGGCCGAGGAGGTCGCGAAGGGGCTCGGCCACACGCTGTCCGACGCCGACGTCCCCGAGGTCGTCGGCCGCGCGGTCGAGGACACCGCCGCCCACCTCTTCCGCGTCTCGGACGCCGCCCGCCCGCTGGCGGAGATCACCGCGGACCTCGACGTACGCTTCCTGGCCGCGGTCGAGGCCGACACGGTCCTGCTGCCCGGTGCACGCCAACTCCTCGACCGGCTGGCCGACTTGGGCATTCCCGCCGCCCTGGTGTCGGCCTCGCCCCGCCCTGTGGTCGACGCGGTCCTCAAGGTGCTGGGTGCGGAATCCTTCCGTACCACCGTCGCCGCCGGAGAGACCCCGGCCACCAAGCCCGCCCCCGACCCCTATCTCGCCGCGGCCCGCACCCTGGGCGTGGACCCGGCCGGCTGCCTGGTCGTGGAGGACAGCCCGACGGGGATCGCCGCCGGGGAGGCGGCGGGCTGCCGGATCGCCGCCGTGCCGTCCTTCGTGCCGGTCCAGGCGGCGCCCGGACGCCGGGTGCTGACCGGACTCGGTGAACTCCTGCGCGACTTCTAG
- a CDS encoding cytochrome P450, with amino-acid sequence MSEIAINLLEDTWAQGVPHDQFARLRREDPVHWHELPGGHEGFFAVTRHEDIVALSREPGLWSVELGSFFIRDQTPEALASLGLTLVGMDPPKHTRYRRLVSTAFSPRMIRKLTQDIGRRAALLADTVAAKGGEVEFVEEVAARLPLQIICEMVGVPAADEDRIFDWSNRMVGFQDPDFRTSQEDGQNAAVEIYMYCDTLAAERAKDPRDDILSALVHAELDGERLSGHEINMFFVTLCVAGNETTRNLLAQTMLTLVQHPDVRADLVAGVDDDALWASATEEFLRWNGSIHNFRRTATRDTEIRGVPVRAGQKAVLYFTSANRDEDVFTDPGVLDIRRTPNDHLTFGGGGPHYCLGAGLARTQITALTRELLRRHSEVELTGEPRRMRSDFINGIKHLPVRFG; translated from the coding sequence ATGAGCGAGATCGCCATCAATCTGCTCGAGGACACCTGGGCGCAGGGAGTGCCCCACGACCAGTTCGCCCGCCTCCGCCGCGAGGACCCCGTCCACTGGCACGAACTCCCCGGCGGCCACGAGGGGTTCTTCGCCGTCACCCGCCACGAGGACATCGTCGCCCTCAGCCGCGAACCCGGCCTGTGGTCCGTGGAGCTGGGCTCCTTCTTCATCCGCGACCAGACCCCAGAGGCCCTCGCCAGCCTCGGCCTGACCCTCGTCGGGATGGACCCGCCCAAGCACACCCGCTACCGGCGCCTGGTCTCCACCGCCTTCTCGCCCCGCATGATCCGCAAGCTCACCCAGGACATCGGCCGCAGGGCAGCGCTGCTCGCGGACACCGTGGCCGCGAAGGGCGGCGAGGTTGAGTTCGTCGAGGAGGTCGCGGCCCGGCTGCCGCTGCAGATCATCTGCGAGATGGTCGGCGTCCCGGCCGCCGACGAGGACCGGATCTTCGACTGGTCCAACCGCATGGTCGGCTTCCAGGACCCCGATTTCCGTACGAGCCAGGAGGACGGGCAGAACGCGGCCGTCGAGATCTACATGTACTGCGACACCCTCGCCGCCGAGCGCGCCAAGGACCCCAGGGACGACATCCTCAGCGCCCTCGTCCACGCCGAACTCGACGGCGAGCGGCTCTCGGGCCACGAGATCAACATGTTCTTCGTGACGCTCTGCGTCGCGGGCAACGAGACCACCCGCAACCTCCTCGCCCAGACGATGCTCACCCTGGTGCAGCACCCGGACGTACGGGCCGACCTGGTCGCCGGGGTCGACGACGACGCGCTCTGGGCGAGCGCCACCGAGGAGTTCCTGCGCTGGAACGGCTCGATCCACAACTTCCGGCGCACCGCCACCCGCGACACCGAGATCCGCGGTGTCCCCGTCCGGGCCGGCCAGAAGGCCGTCCTCTACTTCACCTCGGCCAACCGCGACGAGGACGTCTTCACCGACCCCGGCGTCCTCGACATCCGGCGCACCCCCAACGACCACCTCACCTTCGGCGGGGGAGGGCCGCACTACTGCCTGGGCGCGGGCCTCGCCCGCACCCAGATCACCGCGCTCACCAGGGAACTGCTGCGGCGCCACAGCGAGGTGGAGCTCACCGGGGAGCCGCGCCGGATGCGCTCGGACTTCATCAACGGGATCAAACACCTCCCGGTGCGCTTCGGCTGA
- a CDS encoding substrate-binding domain-containing protein — protein MRLHVDQRHDRVLALVEQRGSLRVAELASELGVSSVTLRRDIEILARQGRVRRLHGAVLWPGETGPGAVAPPVPAGSGEGIVVGMVVPSTNYYYADVVRGAREAVEARGGRLTIGLHRYLAGEDAAQSERLLAAGVDGLLLTPAWDGGRALAGEGDWAGSLDVPVVLVERRAELSSPAAALDLVATDHAFGAGEAVRKLAELGHRRIALAAQESPTAAQLRSGHRAAVAALGLDEVPASPLDTAPATSEADRFDRTLEYLCDLVARHGVTAVVVHSDADAVVLVPRLQARGVKVPEELAVVAYDDEVADLAGLPLTAVAPPKRAVGAAAAELLFERIAERRDAHRVPAPRRHLELLPELRVRASSGALVHPKPF, from the coding sequence ATGCGTCTTCATGTCGACCAGCGTCACGACCGGGTCCTCGCCCTCGTCGAGCAGCGCGGCAGCCTTCGGGTGGCCGAGCTGGCGAGCGAACTCGGGGTCTCCTCCGTCACCCTGCGGCGGGACATCGAGATCCTGGCCCGGCAGGGGCGGGTGCGGAGGCTGCACGGTGCGGTGCTGTGGCCGGGGGAGACCGGTCCTGGCGCCGTCGCGCCGCCGGTGCCTGCGGGTTCCGGCGAGGGGATCGTCGTCGGCATGGTCGTGCCGTCGACCAACTACTACTACGCCGATGTGGTCCGCGGGGCCCGTGAGGCGGTCGAGGCGCGCGGCGGGCGGCTGACGATCGGACTGCACCGCTATCTCGCCGGAGAGGACGCCGCCCAGAGCGAGCGCCTGCTGGCCGCGGGCGTGGACGGACTGCTCCTGACGCCCGCCTGGGACGGAGGCCGGGCCCTGGCAGGTGAGGGCGACTGGGCGGGGAGCCTGGACGTGCCCGTGGTGCTGGTGGAGCGGCGGGCCGAACTCAGCAGCCCTGCGGCGGCCCTCGACCTGGTGGCCACCGACCATGCCTTCGGCGCAGGTGAGGCGGTCAGGAAGCTCGCCGAGCTCGGCCACCGCAGGATCGCGCTCGCCGCCCAGGAAAGTCCGACCGCCGCGCAGTTGAGGTCCGGTCACCGTGCGGCCGTGGCCGCGCTCGGCCTCGACGAGGTGCCCGCGTCCCCGCTGGACACCGCTCCCGCGACCTCCGAGGCCGACCGGTTCGACCGGACGCTGGAGTACCTGTGCGACCTGGTGGCCCGGCACGGTGTGACTGCGGTGGTCGTGCACAGCGACGCGGACGCCGTGGTGCTGGTGCCGCGGCTGCAGGCCCGGGGCGTCAAGGTGCCCGAGGAGCTGGCGGTCGTCGCGTACGACGACGAGGTCGCCGACCTGGCCGGACTGCCGCTGACCGCGGTCGCCCCGCCGAAGCGCGCGGTGGGCGCCGCCGCGGCCGAGCTGCTGTTCGAGCGGATCGCCGAACGGCGTGACGCGCACCGCGTGCCCGCCCCGCGCCGGCACCTCGAACTCCTGCCGGAACTGCGGGTCCGTGCATCGTCGGGCGCCCTCGTTCACCCGAAGCCCTTCTGA
- a CDS encoding glycoside hydrolase family 13 protein: MHRADTSPWWRSAAIYQVYPRSFADGNGDGVGDIAGIRARLPHLRELGVDALWISPWYPSPMADGGYDVSDYRDIDPVFGTLAEAEALIGEAHGAGLRVIIDIVPNHCSDQHDWFKEAVAAGPGSPERERFWFREGRGESGELPPNDWQSVFGGPSWRRVTEPDGTPGAWYLHRFAPEQPDFNWEHPEVRAEFESVLRFWLDRGVDGFRIDVADNLVKDPALPEVTAQVPSPWSDQDGVHEIYRGWRKVIDSYRREGVFVGEVWTADPERFARYLRPDELHTAFNFPFLQSPWDEAALREVIDATLAAHAPVGAPATWVLSNHDTTRHVTRYGRADTSYALDGRRVHGAPVDLELGARRARAAALLTMALPGSVYVYQGDELGLWEVEDIPAALRQDPTFVHTGGEDLGRDGCRVPIPWGDADPAAATPWLPQPAAWSALSVRAQRDDPDSMLEFYATSLHIRRAELAPVPDAFSWLPAPAGVLAFDRGAVRCITNFTAAPVALPAHAELLHVSAPLAAGLLPPDTTAWLRTPR; encoded by the coding sequence ATGCATCGTGCCGACACCAGCCCGTGGTGGCGCTCCGCCGCCATCTACCAGGTCTATCCCCGCAGCTTCGCCGACGGCAATGGGGACGGGGTCGGTGACATCGCGGGTATCCGCGCCCGTCTGCCCCATCTGCGCGAGCTGGGCGTCGACGCGCTCTGGATCAGCCCCTGGTACCCCTCCCCGATGGCCGACGGCGGCTACGACGTCTCCGACTACCGGGACATCGACCCCGTCTTCGGCACGCTCGCCGAGGCCGAGGCGCTGATCGGCGAGGCGCACGGCGCGGGTCTGCGGGTGATCATCGACATCGTCCCCAACCACTGCTCCGACCAGCACGACTGGTTCAAGGAGGCTGTCGCCGCGGGCCCCGGCTCCCCCGAGCGCGAGCGGTTCTGGTTCCGCGAGGGCCGGGGCGAGAGCGGTGAACTGCCGCCCAACGACTGGCAGTCCGTCTTCGGCGGCCCTTCCTGGCGCCGGGTCACCGAGCCCGACGGAACACCCGGCGCCTGGTATCTGCACCGCTTCGCGCCCGAGCAGCCGGACTTCAACTGGGAACACCCCGAGGTCAGGGCCGAGTTCGAGTCGGTCCTGCGGTTCTGGCTGGACCGGGGCGTCGACGGTTTCCGTATCGATGTCGCCGACAACCTGGTCAAGGACCCAGCCCTGCCCGAAGTCACCGCGCAGGTCCCGTCCCCCTGGTCCGACCAGGACGGGGTCCACGAGATCTACCGCGGCTGGCGCAAGGTCATCGACTCCTACCGGCGCGAGGGCGTCTTCGTCGGCGAGGTGTGGACCGCCGACCCCGAGCGCTTCGCCCGCTATCTGCGCCCGGACGAACTGCACACCGCCTTCAACTTCCCCTTCCTGCAGAGCCCTTGGGACGAGGCGGCGCTCCGCGAGGTCATCGACGCCACGCTCGCCGCGCACGCACCGGTCGGCGCCCCGGCCACCTGGGTGCTCTCCAACCACGACACCACCCGGCACGTCACCCGCTACGGGCGCGCCGACACCTCGTACGCCCTCGACGGCCGGCGCGTCCACGGCGCACCCGTCGACCTGGAGCTCGGTGCGCGCCGGGCACGGGCCGCGGCCCTGCTCACCATGGCGCTGCCCGGCAGCGTGTACGTCTACCAGGGCGACGAGCTCGGTCTCTGGGAGGTCGAGGACATCCCCGCCGCACTGCGCCAGGACCCGACCTTCGTCCACACCGGCGGCGAGGACCTGGGCCGCGACGGCTGCCGGGTGCCGATCCCGTGGGGCGATGCGGACCCTGCCGCCGCCACGCCCTGGCTGCCGCAGCCCGCCGCCTGGTCGGCGCTGAGCGTACGGGCGCAGCGCGACGACCCGGACTCGATGCTGGAGTTCTACGCCACGTCACTGCACATCCGCCGGGCCGAACTCGCCCCCGTACCCGATGCGTTCAGCTGGCTGCCGGCACCCGCGGGCGTCCTCGCCTTCGACCGCGGCGCCGTCCGCTGCATCACCAACTTCACCGCGGCCCCGGTGGCTCTGCCCGCACACGCCGAACTCCTGCACGTCAGCGCCCCGTTGGCCGCAGGACTCCTGCCACCGGACACCACGGCCTGGCTCCGGACACCCCGGTAG
- a CDS encoding TMEM175 family protein: MNESGRLEAFSDGVFAIATTLLILEIKVPEHAGGGLWGALGDQWPSYAAYVVSFLVIGIMWVNHHQIFRFVVRVDRTLMFLNLLLLMTVAALPWPAALMAEYLREGSASHAAAAVYSGLMVVMAFNYHALWWHLTRTGHLFDDSVDTVAARAVTRRFALGSLAYPATVALSFVSAPLTLAVHGLLAVYYGFNQLPVPLKGAAEGEVEAL; this comes from the coding sequence ATGAATGAATCGGGCAGGCTGGAGGCCTTCAGCGACGGGGTGTTCGCCATCGCGACCACCCTGCTGATCCTGGAGATCAAGGTTCCGGAACATGCCGGGGGCGGCCTCTGGGGGGCGCTGGGCGACCAGTGGCCCTCGTACGCCGCCTACGTCGTGAGTTTTCTGGTCATCGGGATCATGTGGGTCAACCACCACCAGATCTTCCGGTTCGTGGTGCGGGTCGACCGGACCCTGATGTTCCTCAATCTCCTGCTGCTGATGACCGTCGCGGCGCTGCCCTGGCCGGCCGCGCTGATGGCCGAGTACCTGCGCGAGGGCAGTGCCTCGCACGCGGCGGCCGCCGTCTACAGCGGGCTGATGGTGGTGATGGCGTTCAACTACCACGCCCTGTGGTGGCACCTCACCAGGACCGGCCACCTCTTCGACGACAGCGTCGACACGGTCGCGGCCCGCGCGGTCACCCGCCGCTTCGCCCTCGGCAGCCTGGCCTATCCGGCGACCGTGGCCCTGTCCTTCGTCTCCGCCCCGCTCACCCTCGCGGTGCACGGCCTGCTCGCCGTCTACTACGGCTTCAACCAGCTGCCCGTCCCGCTGAAGGGTGCGGCAGAAGGGGAGGTGGAAGCCCTGTAG